The genomic interval ATAACGAGGTGCAGAGCAAGCAGAGTGCAGCTGAAGTCCTCTGTCTCCACActcttctcctcaccagatAGCACCAAGACCTCAAGTAAGGCCTGGACAGTCTGTGTCTGAGAGTCGGCCTGACCACTGTCCAGAGGGGGCCGCTCACCATGTCGTATCTGGTTGAGCTAAGAGACAATGAGAGCACAAATACAGACATCGAAAATAGATTATTAGGAAATTATtgaaatgaaaaatataaatgattAGTGTTGGGGGGACTTCGGAGATCTTACCACACTCTCCAGTAGACTGAccgcccctctctccttcaggACTGAGCAGACGTACTGGAACAGTGAGGATCTGGTAGAGGCCTTGAGACCTGACAGCAGTTGGAAGTGACTGCCCAACTTGTCCAGTTCTGCCGATCaacattaatagaaagcacaaCCTCAAAGGAATCATGTACACAGAAAATGCGTCGAACTCACTCCatcttgaattaaaaaaaacagtggAAAAAAACCCTGAAGCTTATGTTATAAACCTTGATTTCAAATCAGTTACATGGCCTAGTATTGCTACCACTTTCCTTCTCAACAAGTTGTTTTCTGAGGCCTTATAAACAGCTACTTTAAATTACTACATTTTTGTGCTTTGAACGAATGAGGATGCACATTTATGAACACCAATAATTATATTGTGGCAACACGTGAATCAGCAATAAAGTAGGATGTAATAGCCCAGATAGCTGGTACACAGTACAGATCAAAGTACACATTCATGTGATCATAAGGCAGCAAGGACAAAGGTTATGACTTAACTACATGTAAACatcatattttaaatattttgcaACAGGTCAATGCAGGCAGCATCCAGCGCTATAGCCtacacacatatagtatgtgAATGGAGCAGAAAGGACTGAGCTGGAGGGGAATGGGGCTAGAAAGACAGCCCAGCTGTTCTCCCTACCTTGTTTGAGCCAGTTACTGTTAGCTGTATTCTTGTGTCCATCAATGGCACCAACCAATTGTTCCTCTGAAGATCCATCCACCTCAAATCCCCCATGAGTGCCCGACATGAGACACAGCTCTGGGGGGGGAGCAGAAATATCATAGCAGTCTCTTTTAAAATACAACATAAAAATATGGAGCAATAGGCTTTGGTGTGTGCTCTGACTGTATTAATATAAGGaacagagtcgctcaccataGTGTCCATTGGGCTTCACTTCCAGTTCACTGAGCCCATAAGCGATGGTTGTATGTGGGGGTAACTCCATGGTCACATTGCTGTCTTTAGCTAAGTTGGCGTTCTCTTTAAAGGACACCTAGATATCAAATGAAAAGTTAACTTTTTTGTCTTTCAATATGCCGAAAGATATCAGGGCTGTAAATACTGaagaatataataattatttgttTATGAGATATTTTTGCAATCCAATTATTAAAACCAAATGCCAAATAGCAAAAGTGCCATATTGACTTTTGCAAATGAATACGGCTATAGCGTTTGCCTCTTACATATTCCCAAGTACCTTAAGGGCCTTGGGCCCACAGAGGCTCAGCAGTCCTCCTAGAGCTCCAGTCTGTTGGACCTCCTCAATGACTGAGGAGGGCTGGGTCGTCACAATCCTCTCCTTCACCACCCCAAACACCTCCCTGCGTTTCTCTTTAGTCTGCTGTATTAGACTGTGAGACATGTCCAGGACCCTAACCAGAGGAAGATGAGAAAATAAAGATTTATTCGGAATAGATTCGACAATTCTTTTTTTGTCTTGCATTAAGTTAAGAGGTCTTCCATAATAAACATCCCTGTCAATAATTATAGGTAAAGAATAAAAGTTGGTTATGAGACATCTTCTAACCTGTCTTTGGAATCTCGAAGTAGTTTCTGCAAATCGAGCTCTTCTTTCTTTAAACTGCCAAAGGCCGAACGGAGCTTTGAGGAATCTTTCCCCTCCACGCTCAGATTCAGCGCTTCAGGGTGTAGATTAGCCTCTATATTACCCTGCATGTTGTCACTGAATCTTCCATTATACTTGATAAAGTCTGTCTCTGTGAGAACTGTGGAAATTGCACAGCATACATCCAAACATGATGTTAtatgcaaaacaacaacaaaatgtaaaCTTCAAATGAGAACATGGTGGAATAAGGTTTACCTGGCAGTATCGGCTGGTCACCCTTTAAGATGTCATTGAAACAAAAATCTGTGGCAAGATATTTGGGTTTCTGCCAGAACCAGTATCGCCTCCGCTTGATAACCAATGACAATattttaatggagtcatttAAACTGGACACTGGAATAAGGACGCCATCCTTATCTACCTCCTCTACAAAGTTTTTTGTAGCGGTGGCAAACATCGTTGAGGTAGGTGAGGAAATCCTGAAACAACAGTTTATTTGACTTTATTTTACCTTCATGTCTCTGTTGAAGGAGTGGACATGCTCATTATCTGGGGGGGGCTATGTACATTTGTCTTGGGTCTGTTTCACAATAAACATGATGGTCACGAAGCGGAATCCAAAACAATTGCGAAACACTGTTCTGCTACTTTACCACAACCATGCAGCTTATGTTGTTCATATATTGTCGCTGTGTCAATGTCTATATTTGAAGTAGGCTACGCCTATTCGCAAAAAAACGATTTTTACTTGAAATACAATTCCTATTTAGACACTTACGTGTTCCTTCTTCAGTCCATGCGATCTTTCGTAGGACACTTACGACTGAACTTAGACTGTTTCAGCAACAGATCATTGAGACAAAGGTTCTAACGCTAAAAGAGCCACACTGTCCCCGCCCACAGCGAAGACGGAAGCGTGGGTCCGGATCCACCCTGATGCGCCCCgctctttctttataggtccatgtcCCCGCTGGTTAATGCTGCCAGCCACTTAACCCTACCCCTAGCCATGGGAATTAAGAAAATGTAGGCTAGTGGATTTGGATTTATGACCGCAAACATGATGTGGAAGAAATGACATTTTgtgtttataaataaataataataattgttcatGAAATGTCTTTTCTTATTTGATTGTTTCTagaaaatattataaataaaaccaTAGCTCAGACGGAGGCTTTCTTTTGAAGTTTTTTGCCTAGCTAGTACATGTTATCACTGTAGTGATGGGCAAATGAAGCTTCGGTGAAGCACTGAACCACTTAGGCACATTGTTTCGAAAATGGGTTCATTACTTGAAGCTTCAGTAACAGTGACCTCTCCTGGTGAAGTGCCAAGGCTGCAACTAAATTAGCCTGGCTAGATAGTGGCCAGGAGGCTTTAAGACAGTGATATAAATCGAGTGCGCAcgcacaaaatcacacacacacacacacacacgcacacacacacgcacacacgcacgcacacaggcacgcacgcacgcacgcacacacacacacacacacacgcacacacacacatacaaagattgtgatatcattttttttacaaattatgATTAATGAATTTATGTATTGTGCTATTGGGGAGAGTGCTTGGGGAAAATAAGAATGTGCTGGGAAAATATGGCAGAAGTTGGGTGTGTAACCAGGGGGTATGTGGGACAGGGAATACTCATTATTTTTTCAGCACTTTTTGGACTGagcatgtttctttttttgcttgCAATTTCTCCACAACATCCACGAGAACACTTGTTCAGAAGGAACAGATGAGGCCGTTGTACATAAACATTGTTGTGCCAGTATGAAGAGATGAGGGTACACATTTTGTGATTGATCTAGTTCACCAGTGGCTCCTCGGATATTTCCAGCGGTGGATCGGCCATGTACCGCTGAACAGAATAAAGTGTTTCCACATGTCAGAACGACCTCACTTCCTAGATGCTTCCACAATGATGATAAATCAATACGAACGTAATGACTGTCACAGTATGAGATAGGCTACAACGAACCAAACGCAATGTTGTGCATTAAAGTTTTTATGCTTTTGCAATGttcttcttggaaagaggggtcgaatccaaaggaatagctttaacgagactttatttgtataaagtattttcggtatggtaaactgatgctctgaagtaaagagagattgaagatgtgttctaagcacgtgcgagagttttctcctagctgatcctagccacaaacccacgtatgtctaatcgctgccgagagagctctaatgttttcgtggccaggtggtcttctttatggactcagagaggaccggaagacttggagaggaaccggtgtgacgtaatcctcggttttcctcgcctggtctgtgatgctgccctctgtgactaaagtatctattgcagccttcagtaatgtccggctttcccttgtggctaatgggaccctagaaatgtaagtgtaagcatgaatctaaccgtaagcattacgtgcaaagttagctgtgtcagagtgatacactgtactcaccttgcttctggaaacataggacctgaaaattgtatgcgtttcaaacatgtttgtattataattgatctatttagtgcttgtgcggattttaaatttttgttttgagtgtcccattccttattctgagctgatttcaaccttcaaccttgatttaatattcacactacatccctccttgcgcattgcttcagccatgcgcattagaattaaccaatcctaacaacggtgtagtgcaaccaagttgaagttcctttccttaatcatctgtacctaaaccaatccattatgaagatatatgaagaccagtacatacaaaaccaaaggtcgatagttgtgggtctatgcagccgtcttgagaccacgctgtagttaaatgcagtaaaccgtaaatgtttcatgagtcagatgcgccgtaacttatcagagtaaaaataaatatcagactatgagacgctgacgttgtatcaaagcgttatagcagtagcagtggcatttgaaaggttaacctactacttctgaatctaaattgagcctatattg from Gadus morhua chromosome 11, gadMor3.0, whole genome shotgun sequence carries:
- the gsdmeb gene encoding gasdermin Eb — encoded protein: MFATATKNFVEEVDKDGVLIPVSSLNDSIKILSLVIKRRRYWFWQKPKYLATDFCFNDILKGDQPILPVLTETDFIKYNGRFSDNMQGNIEANLHPEALNLSVEGKDSSKLRSAFGSLKKEELDLQKLLRDSKDRVLDMSHSLIQQTKEKRREVFGVVKERIVTTQPSSVIEEVQQTGALGGLLSLCGPKALKVSFKENANLAKDSNVTMELPPHTTIAYGLSELEVKPNGHYELCLMSGTHGGFEVDGSSEEQLVGAIDGHKNTANSNWLKQELDKLGSHFQLLSGLKASTRSSLFQYVCSVLKERGAVSLLESVLNQIRHGERPPLDSGQADSQTQTVQALLEVLVLSGEEKSVETEDFSCTLLALHLVISALDEMSDDCRAVLGSCCTPQVLKSLDLLVQCVTEAGEMSLSSGDLAPLTGDTYQRTELLFASCGVSLKRDGELLRTEVICQQTDPTLILCIVVKGLAAISHSVQCHL